A part of Paenarthrobacter sp. A20 genomic DNA contains:
- a CDS encoding DUF2092 domain-containing protein, with product MARTKQRWLPAVLITLVVAMAVMFGSVQAGATVSLPPKTADEVLAMIARTEVRALSGTVEQTAGLGLPEVPAGPGTAPGAASAMELLTGSHTARVYLDGPFKARLQVLDRMAERDVVINGGDAWFYNSADNSATHLTMPAPSRAEVPSFAGPRESLPPTPSPDTSARDVPTPEAMASRFLAAIDDSTGVSVGEASSVAGRSAYRVSLHPRSAETLVDSVTIDVDAETGLPLGIEVRAKGQTEPAYSLAFTELDLSTPDAALFDFTPPPGATVSEKALPAKPVPTMTAPEGSPTTSHPRATVTGQGWDSIIALPAGSAPSGLTSNPQFAQTLEPVAGGRALRTSLVSILILDDGRIYAGMVPLERLQAAAAAL from the coding sequence GTGGCGCGGACCAAGCAGCGGTGGCTGCCTGCCGTCCTGATCACCCTTGTGGTGGCGATGGCAGTAATGTTCGGCTCCGTACAGGCCGGCGCCACGGTGTCCCTCCCACCCAAGACCGCCGACGAGGTCCTGGCCATGATCGCGCGCACCGAGGTGCGGGCACTGTCCGGCACAGTGGAGCAGACCGCCGGGCTTGGGTTACCCGAGGTCCCTGCAGGACCGGGAACCGCCCCAGGAGCGGCCTCAGCCATGGAACTGTTGACCGGGTCGCACACGGCCCGGGTTTACCTCGATGGCCCGTTCAAGGCCCGGTTGCAGGTCTTGGACCGCATGGCCGAGCGTGACGTCGTGATCAACGGTGGTGACGCGTGGTTCTACAACTCTGCGGACAACAGCGCGACGCATTTGACCATGCCGGCGCCAAGCAGAGCGGAAGTCCCGTCCTTCGCGGGGCCGAGGGAATCGCTCCCTCCCACGCCGTCGCCGGACACGTCTGCGCGGGACGTGCCCACGCCTGAGGCCATGGCGAGCCGTTTCCTGGCCGCCATTGATGACAGCACAGGGGTATCGGTCGGCGAGGCTTCCTCAGTAGCCGGCCGCAGCGCATACCGTGTGAGCCTGCACCCGCGCAGCGCGGAAACCCTGGTTGACTCGGTGACCATCGACGTCGACGCGGAAACCGGGCTTCCGTTGGGCATCGAAGTCCGCGCCAAAGGGCAAACCGAACCGGCGTATTCGCTTGCCTTCACTGAGCTGGACCTGTCCACACCGGATGCCGCGTTGTTCGACTTCACCCCACCCCCGGGCGCCACGGTGTCGGAGAAGGCACTCCCGGCCAAGCCCGTTCCAACCATGACGGCCCCTGAGGGTTCCCCCACGACCAGCCACCCCCGCGCCACTGTCACAGGACAGGGCTGGGATTCGATCATCGCCCTGCCCGCCGGTTCTGCTCCGTCCGGGCTGACCTCCAATCCCCAGTTTGCGCAAACGCTGGAGCCAGTTGCCGGCGGCCGGGCGTTGAGGACATCGCTGGTGAGCATCCTGATTCTCGACGACGGCCGCATCTACGCGGGCATGGTGCCCTTGGAACGGCTCCAGGCAGCCGCTGCCGCACTGTGA